From Sporosarcina sp. 6E9, a single genomic window includes:
- the hslV gene encoding ATP-dependent protease subunit HslV yields MEFHATTIFAIRHDGACAMSGDGQVTVGNAVVMKHTAKKVRRIFGGQVLAGFAGSVADAFTLFDLFEGKLTEYNGNLQRAAVELAKQWRGDRMLRKLEAMLLVMNKDELLLVSGTGEVIEPDDGILAIGSGGHYALAAGRALKKYSGDSLSAEQIAKASLETAAEICVFTNDQIIVEVL; encoded by the coding sequence ATGGAATTCCATGCAACGACGATATTTGCTATTCGCCATGACGGTGCATGCGCCATGTCAGGTGATGGCCAAGTTACAGTCGGCAACGCGGTTGTTATGAAACATACCGCAAAAAAAGTGCGCAGAATTTTTGGTGGGCAGGTCCTTGCAGGTTTTGCCGGATCAGTTGCTGACGCTTTCACTTTATTCGATTTATTTGAAGGGAAACTAACCGAGTACAATGGCAATCTCCAACGTGCCGCTGTAGAGCTTGCCAAACAATGGCGAGGCGATCGGATGCTTCGTAAACTCGAAGCAATGTTACTCGTGATGAATAAGGATGAACTGCTTCTTGTCTCAGGTACAGGAGAAGTTATTGAACCTGATGACGGTATTCTAGCTATTGGTTCGGGTGGACATTATGCGCTTGCTGCAGGCCGAGCACTGAAAAAGTATAGTGGAGATTCTTTGTCGGCTGAACAAATTGCCAAAGCTTCACTGGAAACAGCTGCCGAAATTTGCGTCTTTACAAATGACCAGATTATTGTGGAGGTACTTTAA
- the xerC gene encoding tyrosine recombinase XerC has protein sequence MSVQPSTVLDEYITYVMLERNYSSHTVTEYTKDIEEFFSFIIVEGIEDLNDVTYSEARLYVTTLYDKGLSRATISRKISSVRSFYKFANTRHGIVDNAFKSLYHPKKQERLPAFFYEDEMKHLFAACEGSDNKSLRDHALLEMLYATGIRVSELTSIQLSDIDTHLGIVLVMGKGKKERYIPFGSFAEDAINAYIEISRPKLMKKKDHNTLFVNLRGDPLTGRGVRYILTSLMERASLHSKIYPHMIRHTFATHLLSNGADMRSVQELLGHSHLSSTQVYTHITKEHLRKTYMNTHPRA, from the coding sequence ATGTCAGTCCAACCTTCAACTGTTCTTGATGAATATATTACGTACGTTATGTTAGAACGGAATTATTCATCACACACAGTAACAGAATATACAAAAGATATCGAAGAGTTTTTTTCATTCATCATTGTTGAAGGCATTGAAGATTTAAACGATGTCACGTACTCAGAAGCGAGACTTTATGTAACGACACTTTATGACAAGGGTTTATCCAGAGCAACAATCTCGAGGAAAATATCTTCTGTTCGTTCTTTTTATAAATTTGCGAACACTAGACACGGGATTGTTGATAATGCATTTAAATCTCTCTATCATCCAAAAAAACAAGAGCGACTTCCAGCCTTTTTTTACGAAGATGAAATGAAACACTTATTTGCTGCTTGCGAAGGCAGTGATAATAAATCCTTAAGGGATCATGCATTATTAGAAATGCTATATGCAACTGGAATAAGAGTAAGCGAGCTAACTTCAATTCAATTAAGCGACATTGATACGCACCTAGGTATTGTACTAGTAATGGGGAAGGGTAAGAAAGAACGTTATATCCCCTTCGGTAGTTTTGCGGAAGATGCAATTAATGCCTATATCGAAATCAGTCGCCCGAAATTGATGAAAAAGAAAGATCATAATACTTTGTTTGTAAATTTACGTGGTGATCCTCTTACGGGTCGCGGCGTGCGCTATATTTTAACTTCGCTTATGGAACGTGCTTCCCTTCACTCTAAAATATACCCGCATATGATACGACATACTTTTGCAACTCATTTATTATCAAATGGTGCTGATATGCGTTCGGTACAGGAATTACTGGGGCATTCTCATCTTTCTTCAACTCAGGTATATACACATATAACGAAGGAACATTTACGGAAGACGTATATGAATACGCATCCGAGAGCATAG
- the topA gene encoding type I DNA topoisomerase yields MADYLVIVESPAKAKTIERYLGKKYKVRASLGHLRDLPKSQMGVDTENNYEPKYITIRGKGPILQELKKDAKKVKKIYLAADPDREGEAIAWHLAHQLGVDIESECRVVFNEITKDAIKASFKNPRPIDMDLVDSQQARRILDRLVGYNISPILWKKVKKGLSAGRVQSVALRLIIDRENEINVFEPVEYWSISGQFGKGKSVFEAAFFGDAKKKLELSNKEEVDKVLGKIEGDSFEVADVVKRERRRNPALPFTTSSLQQEAARKLNFRARKTMMIAQQLYEGIKIGKEGNVGLITYMRTDSSRIADSAVEEAKSFIETTYGNEYLATAKAAAKKTKSNTQDAHEAIRPTSVMRPPAAMKAYLTRDQLRLYKLIWERLVASQMAPAVLDTVRVDLVNGDVRFRATGSQVKFEGFMKVYVEGDDDKKEEKDRILPPLEKGDHIKYEEIEPTQHFTQPPPRYTEARLVRTLEELGIGRPSTFAPTLDTLQRRGYVTLDAKRFIPTELGGIVHNAVNEFFPDIIDVEFTAEMEKELDDVEEGNKKWVNVIDKFYKDFEKHVQFADAEMEKIEIKDEPAGEDCEKCGEPMVYKLGRYGKFMACSGFPDCRNTKAIMKPIGVPCPTCKEGQVVERRSKTRRIFYGCDRYPECEYVSWDKPVARPCPKCDNTLIEKKSKKGVNIQCTECEYKEDLQ; encoded by the coding sequence ATGGCAGATTATTTAGTAATAGTAGAATCCCCAGCTAAAGCTAAAACGATTGAACGCTATCTAGGGAAAAAATATAAAGTTAGAGCATCACTAGGTCATTTGAGAGATCTTCCAAAAAGTCAAATGGGTGTCGATACCGAAAATAATTATGAACCGAAATATATTACGATTCGTGGTAAAGGCCCAATCCTGCAAGAATTAAAGAAAGATGCAAAAAAAGTCAAGAAAATTTATCTCGCGGCTGACCCCGACAGAGAAGGGGAAGCGATTGCCTGGCACTTAGCACATCAACTTGGTGTGGACATTGAATCAGAGTGTCGAGTCGTTTTCAACGAAATAACGAAGGATGCGATTAAGGCTTCATTTAAAAACCCGCGTCCAATAGATATGGATTTAGTCGATTCACAACAAGCGCGAAGAATTTTAGATCGTCTGGTAGGCTATAATATCAGTCCGATACTTTGGAAAAAAGTGAAGAAAGGGCTTTCAGCCGGCCGTGTTCAGTCGGTTGCACTTCGCTTAATCATTGACCGGGAAAATGAAATCAATGTGTTTGAACCAGTAGAATACTGGAGCATTTCTGGTCAATTCGGAAAAGGCAAATCAGTATTCGAGGCAGCTTTCTTTGGAGATGCGAAGAAAAAACTTGAGCTATCCAACAAAGAAGAAGTTGACAAGGTACTAGGAAAGATTGAAGGAGATAGTTTTGAAGTTGCAGATGTTGTAAAAAGAGAACGTAGGCGTAATCCAGCATTACCATTCACGACATCCTCTTTGCAACAAGAAGCAGCGCGAAAACTAAATTTCCGGGCACGTAAAACAATGATGATTGCACAGCAATTATACGAGGGTATAAAAATTGGCAAAGAAGGAAACGTCGGGTTAATCACATATATGAGAACAGATTCTTCTCGGATTGCAGACAGTGCTGTTGAAGAGGCGAAATCATTCATTGAAACCACATATGGAAATGAATATCTAGCAACAGCTAAAGCCGCCGCTAAAAAGACTAAGTCGAACACACAAGATGCTCACGAAGCAATACGTCCTACTTCTGTAATGCGTCCGCCGGCAGCGATGAAGGCGTACTTAACGAGGGACCAGCTACGTTTATACAAGTTGATTTGGGAACGTCTAGTCGCGAGTCAAATGGCGCCAGCAGTTCTTGATACAGTGAGGGTGGACTTAGTAAACGGTGATGTTCGTTTTCGTGCCACTGGATCCCAAGTGAAGTTTGAAGGATTTATGAAAGTGTATGTCGAAGGCGATGACGATAAAAAGGAAGAGAAAGACAGGATATTGCCTCCGCTTGAAAAAGGTGATCATATAAAATATGAAGAGATTGAGCCGACTCAGCACTTTACGCAGCCGCCTCCGAGGTATACAGAGGCCCGTCTCGTCCGTACATTAGAAGAGTTGGGAATAGGTCGACCATCGACATTTGCGCCAACACTTGATACGTTACAAAGACGTGGATATGTTACACTAGATGCGAAACGCTTTATACCGACTGAACTCGGTGGCATTGTGCATAATGCTGTAAACGAATTTTTCCCGGATATTATTGATGTTGAGTTTACTGCGGAAATGGAGAAAGAACTTGATGATGTTGAAGAAGGAAATAAGAAATGGGTTAACGTAATCGACAAATTTTATAAAGACTTTGAAAAACATGTTCAGTTTGCGGATGCTGAAATGGAAAAAATCGAAATTAAAGATGAACCTGCAGGTGAAGATTGCGAGAAATGCGGCGAGCCGATGGTTTATAAACTTGGTCGATATGGAAAGTTTATGGCCTGTTCTGGTTTTCCGGATTGTCGGAATACAAAAGCCATTATGAAACCAATCGGGGTTCCGTGTCCTACCTGTAAAGAGGGTCAAGTTGTCGAACGGAGAAGTAAAACCAGACGTATTTTTTATGGTTGCGACCGCTATCCGGAATGCGAATATGTATCATGGGATAAGCCGGTTGCCAGACCTTGTCCAAAATGTGACAATACGCTAATCGAAAAGAAATCCAAAAAAGGTGTTAACATACAGTGTACTGAATGCGAGTATAAAGAGGATTTACAATAG
- the dprA gene encoding DNA-processing protein DprA — translation MKLTDGEKRLLALHYLFPVPKNRLNALYEIDPNLEKLHTYSAERLAFLLRIKIEKAVYLKENFLKNVSTPYDLLYKQHGITPIPFTHSLYPKTLLELIDPPTILYTKGDISILAERFKVAIIGSRKATVYSKNAISLIVPPLVANRTVIVSGLAKGADAMAHKAAIFYGGKTIAVLGHGLFHLYPYENKELANEISKNHLLISEYPSYVKPEKWTFPMRNRIISGLSDAVIVTESASKSGTMSTVEHALDHGKHIFAVPGSVMSSLSEGPNMLIDEGARPLWNGFQVVSSLLNQT, via the coding sequence GTGAAATTAACAGATGGAGAAAAAAGGTTATTGGCATTGCATTATCTCTTTCCAGTTCCGAAAAATCGATTGAATGCTTTATATGAGATTGACCCCAATCTTGAAAAACTTCATACATATTCGGCGGAACGACTGGCATTCTTACTCCGGATAAAGATTGAAAAAGCGGTCTACTTAAAGGAAAATTTCCTGAAAAACGTCTCTACTCCCTATGATTTACTTTATAAACAGCATGGAATAACCCCAATTCCTTTCACACATTCCTTATACCCGAAAACATTATTAGAATTGATAGATCCCCCGACTATATTGTATACAAAAGGCGACATATCGATATTGGCTGAAAGGTTCAAGGTGGCTATTATCGGGTCTCGTAAAGCAACCGTTTATTCGAAAAATGCGATATCACTCATCGTTCCACCGCTAGTGGCGAATCGTACTGTTATTGTGTCTGGACTTGCAAAAGGTGCAGATGCGATGGCTCACAAAGCTGCAATTTTTTATGGCGGAAAGACGATTGCTGTACTCGGGCATGGATTATTTCATCTATATCCATATGAAAATAAAGAATTGGCGAATGAAATTAGTAAAAATCATCTACTTATTTCAGAATATCCTTCATACGTTAAACCAGAAAAATGGACATTCCCAATGCGAAACCGTATCATTAGTGGTTTGTCGGATGCAGTCATTGTAACTGAATCCGCAAGTAAGAGCGGAACGATGAGTACAGTTGAACATGCGCTTGACCATGGGAAACACATTTTTGCAGTGCCAGGGTCTGTCATGTCAAGCCTTTCAGAAGGCCCCAATATGCTGATTGATGAAGGTGCAAGGCCATTGTGGAATGGTTTTCAAGTCGTTAGTTCGCTACTTAATCAAACTTAA
- the sucD gene encoding succinate--CoA ligase subunit alpha: protein MSIYINKDTKVLVQGITGSTALFHTKEMLEYGTKIVAGVTPGRGGETAEGVPVFNTVEEAVKETGANVSVIYVPAPFAADAIMEAVDAELDMAICITEHIPILDMVKVKRYMEGKKTRLVGPNCPGVITSDECKIGIMPGYIHTKGHVGVVSRSGTLTYEAVHQLSQAGIGQTTAVGIGGDPVNGTNFIDVLKEFNEDPETYAVVMIGEIGGSAEEEAAEWIKENMTKPVVGFIGGQTAPEGKRMGHAGAIISGGKGTAAEKIKALNAAGVETADTPSVIGETLIKVIKEKGLYEQCKTH from the coding sequence ATGAGTATTTATATTAATAAAGATACAAAAGTTCTCGTACAAGGAATTACAGGTTCTACAGCGCTTTTCCATACGAAAGAAATGCTAGAATATGGGACGAAAATTGTCGCTGGCGTTACACCTGGAAGAGGCGGAGAAACTGCAGAAGGCGTTCCAGTTTTCAATACAGTTGAGGAAGCTGTAAAAGAAACAGGCGCAAACGTTTCAGTAATCTATGTTCCAGCACCATTCGCTGCAGATGCAATTATGGAAGCGGTAGATGCTGAGCTTGATATGGCTATCTGTATCACAGAACATATTCCGATTTTAGATATGGTTAAAGTTAAACGTTATATGGAAGGCAAGAAAACACGTCTTGTCGGGCCGAACTGTCCAGGTGTCATCACATCTGACGAATGTAAAATTGGTATTATGCCAGGATACATTCATACAAAAGGTCATGTAGGCGTTGTTTCTCGTTCGGGTACATTGACGTATGAAGCTGTACATCAGTTAAGCCAAGCGGGCATCGGTCAAACGACAGCTGTTGGAATCGGTGGAGACCCTGTTAACGGGACGAACTTCATCGACGTTCTCAAGGAGTTCAATGAAGATCCTGAGACATATGCAGTCGTTATGATTGGAGAAATTGGTGGTTCCGCTGAAGAAGAAGCGGCTGAGTGGATCAAAGAAAACATGACGAAGCCTGTTGTTGGATTTATCGGTGGACAAACAGCTCCTGAAGGAAAACGTATGGGCCATGCTGGTGCCATTATTTCCGGTGGTAAAGGTACTGCAGCTGAAAAAATCAAAGCGTTAAACGCTGCTGGTGTTGAAACTGCAGATACACCATCTGTTATTGGTGAAACTTTAATTAAAGTAATTAAAGAAAAAGGTCTTTACGAACAGTGTAAAACCCATTAA
- the sucC gene encoding ADP-forming succinate--CoA ligase subunit beta, with the protein MNIHEYQGKQLLRDYGVAVSNGIVAFSPEEAVKAAKQLNTEVYVVKAQIHAGGRGKAGGVKIAKNLDEVRAYAKELLGKILVTEQTGPEGKEVKRLLIEEGSNIEKEYYIGLVLDSATDRVTLMGSEEGGVDIEAVAEATPEKIFKEIIDPVVGLTGFQARRMAFNMNIPKKLVNKAANFMLGLYKVFVEKDASTVEINPLVTTAEGDILALDAKFNFDESALYRHKDIVELRDFDEEDSKEIEASKYDLSYISLDGNIGCMVNGAGLAMATMDTINYYGGSPANFLDVGGGATAEKVTEAFKIILSDEAVKGIFVNIFGGIMKCDVIAEGVITAAKEVGLQVPLVVRLEGTNVDKGKALLNESGLNIIAADSMADGAQKIVELVG; encoded by the coding sequence ATGAATATCCATGAATATCAAGGGAAGCAGCTTTTACGTGATTATGGTGTAGCTGTTTCAAACGGAATTGTCGCGTTTTCTCCGGAAGAAGCGGTTAAAGCAGCAAAGCAACTAAACACAGAAGTTTACGTTGTTAAAGCACAAATACATGCAGGTGGCCGCGGTAAAGCAGGCGGTGTCAAGATTGCAAAAAACCTTGACGAAGTACGTGCATACGCAAAAGAACTACTCGGCAAAATTCTTGTAACTGAACAAACGGGTCCAGAAGGTAAAGAAGTTAAACGTCTTCTTATCGAAGAAGGTTCCAATATTGAAAAAGAATATTACATAGGCCTAGTGCTTGACAGCGCAACAGACCGTGTAACGCTTATGGGGTCTGAAGAAGGCGGCGTAGACATTGAAGCTGTAGCTGAAGCGACGCCTGAAAAGATTTTCAAAGAAATCATTGATCCAGTTGTCGGCTTGACAGGATTCCAAGCACGTCGTATGGCATTCAACATGAACATTCCAAAGAAACTTGTTAACAAAGCAGCTAACTTCATGTTAGGTCTTTACAAAGTATTCGTTGAAAAAGATGCATCTACAGTAGAAATTAACCCGTTGGTTACGACGGCAGAAGGCGATATCTTAGCACTAGATGCGAAGTTCAACTTCGATGAAAGCGCATTATACCGTCACAAAGATATCGTAGAACTACGTGACTTTGATGAAGAAGATTCCAAAGAAATCGAAGCTTCAAAGTATGACTTAAGCTATATTTCCCTAGACGGAAATATCGGTTGCATGGTTAACGGTGCAGGTCTTGCGATGGCTACGATGGATACAATCAACTACTACGGCGGCTCACCCGCTAACTTCCTTGACGTTGGGGGCGGTGCGACTGCAGAGAAAGTTACAGAAGCATTTAAAATCATTCTTTCAGATGAAGCTGTTAAAGGAATCTTTGTTAACATTTTCGGTGGAATTATGAAGTGTGACGTAATTGCAGAAGGCGTAATCACTGCAGCAAAAGAAGTTGGTTTGCAAGTGCCGCTTGTCGTGCGTTTAGAAGGTACAAACGTCGATAAAGGGAAAGCTTTATTGAACGAATCAGGACTTAACATCATCGCTGCAGATTCAATGGCAGACGGTGCACAAAAGATTGTTGAACTCGTAGGCTAA
- a CDS encoding ribonuclease HII codes for MLTIKEIEEKLKNEHEPAEWIEELKNDQRAGVHKALARWQRNYEMKEIQLQEHQEKIAFDRSYAPFTEALVAGVDEAGRGPLAGPVVTAAVILPVDSPELVGLDDSKAISKEKREQLAKKIRQVALAYSIHIQPADKIDKLNIYAATRESMEKAVGELAPQPDFVIADAMSLNTNCQTASVVKADAKSLAVAAASILAKTTRDAIMDTIHNDFPMYNFTKNAGYGTTEHLSAIREHGPCEHHRKTFEPIKSIIADETSILI; via the coding sequence ATGCTAACGATAAAAGAGATTGAAGAGAAACTAAAAAACGAACATGAACCAGCAGAATGGATTGAGGAACTTAAAAATGATCAAAGAGCTGGTGTGCACAAAGCACTTGCCCGTTGGCAACGCAACTATGAAATGAAAGAAATTCAATTACAGGAACATCAAGAGAAAATAGCGTTTGACAGGTCATATGCGCCGTTTACCGAAGCACTCGTCGCAGGTGTCGATGAAGCGGGAAGAGGGCCGTTAGCGGGCCCTGTAGTCACTGCAGCGGTTATTTTACCGGTGGACTCGCCTGAACTGGTTGGACTAGACGATTCGAAAGCAATTTCAAAAGAAAAAAGAGAACAGCTCGCAAAGAAGATCCGACAAGTTGCACTTGCTTATTCGATACATATCCAACCCGCCGATAAAATTGATAAGCTAAACATCTATGCGGCCACCCGTGAATCAATGGAAAAGGCAGTAGGCGAACTTGCACCTCAACCGGATTTTGTAATCGCGGATGCAATGTCCCTTAACACAAATTGCCAAACGGCATCCGTAGTTAAGGCTGATGCCAAAAGCCTAGCTGTTGCCGCAGCATCAATACTCGCGAAAACAACGCGAGATGCAATCATGGACACCATACATAATGATTTTCCAATGTACAATTTTACTAAAAATGCAGGATACGGCACTACCGAGCACTTATCCGCCATACGCGAACACGGCCCGTGCGAACACCACCGAAAAACATTCGAACCGATTAAGTCAATCATTGCCGATGAAACTAGCATTCTTATATAA
- the ylqF gene encoding ribosome biogenesis GTPase YlqF, with the protein MTIQWFPGHMAKARREVTEQLKLVDIVFELVDARLPLSSRNPMIDEVIQHKPRLLILNKADLADSSETTRWIQYFKNEGTPAVAINSFQGQGLQAVTKAAKEILEPRIERMRKRGIRPGAIRAMIVGIPNVGKSTLINRLAKKNVAKTGNKPGVTKAQQWIKYGKELELLDTPGILWPKFEDKEAGYKLAITGAIKDTLLNMEDLALYGLRFLEQKYPNRLMERYGISTVGTEQDEIIKLFDHIGARRNVYTTGGEVDYDKVSEFIVQDIRNELLGKLTFDSVEDK; encoded by the coding sequence ATGACAATACAATGGTTTCCTGGGCATATGGCAAAAGCCCGAAGAGAAGTAACAGAGCAATTAAAGTTAGTTGATATCGTTTTCGAATTAGTCGATGCACGCTTACCGCTTTCATCAAGAAATCCAATGATTGATGAGGTTATCCAGCATAAGCCGAGGTTGCTAATCCTCAACAAAGCTGATTTGGCGGATAGTTCCGAAACGACTAGATGGATTCAGTATTTTAAAAATGAAGGAACGCCTGCAGTTGCCATTAATTCATTTCAGGGGCAAGGCTTACAAGCAGTGACAAAAGCGGCAAAAGAGATTCTTGAACCCAGAATTGAGCGCATGAGAAAACGAGGGATTCGACCAGGTGCGATACGGGCAATGATTGTCGGAATTCCGAACGTGGGAAAATCCACGTTAATCAATCGATTGGCAAAAAAGAATGTCGCAAAAACAGGAAATAAACCAGGTGTAACGAAAGCGCAACAGTGGATTAAATACGGCAAAGAACTCGAATTATTGGATACACCAGGTATTCTATGGCCTAAATTTGAAGATAAAGAAGCTGGTTATAAACTTGCAATTACGGGCGCGATTAAAGACACACTACTGAATATGGAAGATTTAGCGTTATACGGTCTTCGTTTTTTGGAACAAAAATATCCGAACAGACTTATGGAGAGATATGGTATCTCAACAGTTGGTACAGAACAAGATGAGATTATTAAATTGTTTGACCATATCGGCGCACGTCGCAACGTTTACACAACCGGCGGCGAAGTAGATTACGACAAAGTTTCTGAATTTATTGTGCAAGATATCCGAAACGAACTCCTAGGTAAACTGACATTTGATAGTGTAGAAGATAAATGA
- the lepB gene encoding signal peptidase I encodes MKEKKSKNESWEWIKALLIAFALAALIRVFLFTPIVVDGISMMPTLEDGDRMIVNKIGYTIGKPDRFDIVVFHAPEQKDYIKRIIGLPGDAVEYRDDILYINGEPMEEPYLDRYKEEVADSPLTEDFTLEGKLNSEVVPKDHVFVLGDNRRKSKDSRHIGVVPIDEIIGSTKIVFWPLKDFGFVE; translated from the coding sequence ATGAAAGAGAAAAAATCCAAAAATGAATCATGGGAATGGATCAAAGCGTTATTAATTGCATTCGCGTTAGCGGCACTTATTCGCGTGTTCCTTTTCACGCCAATCGTCGTGGACGGCATTTCGATGATGCCGACTTTAGAAGATGGAGACCGAATGATTGTCAATAAAATTGGCTATACAATTGGTAAGCCTGATCGATTTGATATTGTGGTATTCCATGCACCCGAGCAAAAAGACTATATTAAACGTATTATTGGGTTACCGGGAGATGCGGTAGAATATCGTGATGATATTCTATATATCAACGGTGAACCTATGGAAGAACCCTATTTAGATCGGTACAAAGAAGAAGTTGCAGATAGTCCATTAACGGAAGATTTCACGCTTGAAGGGAAACTGAATAGTGAGGTTGTACCAAAAGATCATGTATTTGTTCTGGGCGATAACCGTAGAAAAAGTAAGGATTCTCGACATATCGGTGTCGTTCCGATTGACGAAATCATTGGCAGTACAAAAATAGTATTTTGGCCATTAAAAGATTTCGGTTTTGTTGAATGA
- the rplS gene encoding 50S ribosomal protein L19, whose amino-acid sequence MQNLIAEITKDQLRTDLPEFRAGDTVRLHVRIVEGTRERIQLYEGVVIKRRGGGISETFTVRKISNGVGVERTFPVHTPKIEKIDVVRRGKVRRAKLYYLRSLRGKAARIKEIRKK is encoded by the coding sequence ATGCAAAACCTTATTGCAGAAATTACTAAAGATCAGCTACGTACTGATCTGCCAGAATTCCGTGCGGGAGACACTGTTCGTTTGCACGTAAGAATCGTTGAAGGAACGCGCGAGCGTATCCAGTTATACGAAGGTGTGGTCATTAAGCGTCGCGGTGGCGGAATTAGTGAAACATTCACAGTTCGTAAAATCTCTAATGGTGTTGGTGTTGAACGTACATTCCCTGTACATACACCAAAAATCGAAAAAATCGATGTTGTTCGTCGCGGTAAAGTGCGTCGTGCGAAATTATACTACCTACGTAGTCTTCGCGGTAAAGCTGCACGTATCAAAGAAATTCGCAAAAAATAA
- the trmD gene encoding tRNA (guanosine(37)-N1)-methyltransferase TrmD, which translates to MRIDILSLFPEMFEGVLHSSIMKKAQENEAVDFDVVDFRDYSENKHKKVDDYPYGGGAGMLLKPEPLFAAVKAVSSRGDTTPRVILMCPQGERFTQKKAEELAEEEHLVLICGHYEGYDERIREHLVTEELSLGDFVLTGGEIAAMAVVDSVVRLLPNVLGNEDSPVLDSFSTGLLEHPQYTRPANFNGLEVPEVLLSGNHAKIDQWREEQSLIRTFERRKDLLETATLTEHQIKLLNQLKKEKK; encoded by the coding sequence ATGAGAATTGATATCCTTTCATTATTTCCAGAAATGTTTGAAGGTGTGCTCCATTCATCAATCATGAAAAAAGCCCAAGAGAACGAAGCGGTAGACTTTGATGTTGTCGATTTTCGAGATTACTCCGAAAATAAGCATAAAAAAGTGGATGATTATCCATATGGCGGCGGTGCGGGAATGTTACTAAAGCCAGAACCATTATTTGCTGCTGTAAAAGCTGTATCTTCCAGAGGAGATACGACGCCTCGGGTAATTCTGATGTGCCCGCAAGGTGAACGCTTCACCCAGAAAAAAGCGGAAGAACTCGCTGAAGAAGAACACCTCGTTCTTATTTGCGGTCACTATGAAGGTTATGATGAGCGAATTCGCGAACATCTCGTCACGGAAGAATTATCACTTGGTGATTTCGTCTTAACTGGCGGAGAAATTGCGGCGATGGCGGTAGTAGATAGTGTCGTACGCCTATTACCAAATGTTCTTGGTAACGAAGATTCACCGGTCTTGGATTCCTTTTCAACGGGATTATTAGAACATCCGCAGTACACTAGACCCGCTAACTTCAATGGTTTAGAAGTGCCAGAAGTATTATTGTCAGGCAATCATGCAAAGATAGATCAATGGCGTGAAGAACAGTCATTGATTCGAACATTTGAGCGAAGAAAAGATCTATTGGAAACTGCAACTTTAACCGAGCATCAAATTAAATTATTAAATCAACTAAAAAAAGAAAAAAAGTAA
- the rimM gene encoding ribosome maturation factor RimM (Essential for efficient processing of 16S rRNA), translated as MNWYNVGKIVNTHGILGEVRVISSTDFPDERYAIGSKLGLFMPGSDKPINLTVASHRKHKSFDLLTFENHPYVQDVEVYRDGVLKVSEDKLEKLEDGVFYYHEIIGCLVVTLDGTEVGTVTEIMETGANDVWTVKPEKGKLQYIPYIDDVVKEIDVDNKKIIIDPIEGLLS; from the coding sequence ATGAATTGGTATAATGTAGGGAAAATCGTTAACACCCATGGAATTCTTGGAGAAGTCCGCGTAATATCGAGTACGGATTTTCCAGATGAACGCTATGCAATCGGGAGTAAACTCGGTCTTTTTATGCCGGGAAGCGATAAACCGATTAACCTAACTGTCGCAAGTCATCGGAAACATAAAAGTTTTGATCTTTTGACATTTGAAAATCATCCCTATGTACAAGATGTCGAAGTATACCGAGATGGCGTTTTGAAAGTGTCCGAAGATAAACTTGAGAAGTTAGAAGATGGGGTATTTTATTACCATGAAATTATCGGTTGTCTTGTCGTAACGCTGGACGGAACGGAAGTTGGCACGGTGACGGAAATTATGGAAACCGGCGCAAATGACGTATGGACGGTAAAACCTGAAAAAGGTAAATTACAATATATTCCTTATATTGATGATGTCGTAAAAGAAATCGATGTCGACAATAAAAAAATAATAATTGATCCAATCGAAGGGTTGCTATCATGA